The Arenicella xantha genome window below encodes:
- a CDS encoding TerC family protein, whose product MAEIFTLVNLVDLLLLVLLQAVLGFDNLLYISLESKRAPLEKQKAVRFWGIIIAVALRIILLFLLLNMIKAFQNELFAIHWEGIIHATFTLHAIIVLFGGVFILYTAMKEILHMMSLEDINQEERSNKSIGFVIFWIVAMNVVFSFDSILSAMAVTKVFAVMATAILIGGILMVALADTVSDFLTKNRMYEVLGLFILFLVGVMLLSEGGHLAHMQLFGNPIEQMSKTTFYFVLFVLIISDIVQSRYQRKLNIAKKGVGSKTP is encoded by the coding sequence ATGGCCGAAATTTTCACCTTAGTAAATCTAGTCGATTTATTACTACTAGTATTACTACAAGCCGTGTTGGGCTTTGACAATTTGCTTTATATCTCATTGGAGAGCAAACGCGCTCCGCTTGAGAAACAAAAAGCAGTCCGCTTTTGGGGCATCATTATTGCGGTCGCATTACGAATCATATTGTTATTCCTACTGCTAAACATGATCAAAGCTTTCCAAAATGAGTTATTCGCAATTCATTGGGAAGGAATCATTCATGCGACCTTTACGTTACACGCAATCATTGTGTTGTTTGGCGGGGTATTCATTCTCTATACCGCCATGAAAGAGATATTGCATATGATGAGCCTCGAAGATATTAACCAAGAAGAAAGAAGCAATAAATCGATCGGCTTTGTGATTTTTTGGATCGTGGCGATGAACGTTGTGTTCTCATTTGACTCTATTCTAAGCGCTATGGCGGTGACCAAAGTGTTCGCCGTTATGGCCACCGCCATTCTCATTGGCGGAATATTAATGGTGGCATTAGCCGATACCGTATCCGACTTCTTAACCAAGAATCGAATGTACGAAGTACTCGGCTTATTCATCTTATTCTTAGTCGGCGTTATGCTGCTATCTGAAGGCGGCCATCTCGCTCACATGCAATTGTTCGGAAACCCCATTGAACAAATGTCGAAAACCACATTTTATTTTGTTTTATTCGTACTGATTATCAGTGACATAGTCCAAAGTCGCTATCAGCGTAAATTGAATATCGCAAAAAAAGGGGTAGGTAGTAAAACCCCATAA
- a CDS encoding energy transducer TonB, protein MSADTPSQSVLVISADTTVVETILGGNTTDQQFNARESVQAALAEPNLFLNNSIVIFDIDSTAGDVGTAIDQALKIKQSDPTQVLMLVGEKEGLNEILKSNIQPVVYRAFNKPVSANQISLAFKSAHVLHTELVEKQAAGEDIMVVGPAENRASVDSLAAQRKTNPAIYAGIGVLALAVVGFLIFGGGGEEEQQIVLDTPTEATQVIEDIEADTVSITNELNQQAATALLEGRYVTPAGDNALEYFDQVLEIDPYDSTAYEGRKTVAEAMRSNYNQLVADAQFDEALKTIDALRAIEPLNTNNDQLSADLGKAITAHVKKVRASGSEEEIAETAAVLERLEGDVEGSKTATEALKEEQVLIGNIDNALANGNLIPPQKGNAYSLVSDALKGNKISKANSEPRVKELSAKLLVLANENFGSGNMEETAKLSALIKRLNVDRQGLADLNQKVKAKQEEIAAAKAAEQKTEPVKVAEAKPAPPKILPAKVISRAPPRYPSRALKNGQEGWVQVAFYVNTDGVPEDITIKGSEPSTTFDSAAIKSVEKWRFSPARNQNTGLPVRSTQITTKVQFRLN, encoded by the coding sequence ATGTCTGCAGACACCCCCAGTCAATCAGTACTCGTCATATCAGCGGATACTACCGTTGTCGAAACCATTCTTGGTGGTAACACTACTGATCAGCAATTTAACGCTCGTGAATCGGTACAGGCCGCGTTAGCCGAACCCAATTTATTTTTGAACAACAGCATCGTGATTTTTGATATCGATAGCACTGCCGGCGATGTCGGCACCGCGATAGATCAAGCGCTGAAGATCAAACAAAGCGACCCAACTCAAGTATTGATGCTTGTTGGCGAGAAAGAAGGACTCAATGAAATTCTCAAGTCCAATATTCAGCCCGTGGTGTATCGAGCATTTAATAAGCCAGTTAGCGCCAATCAAATTTCATTAGCATTTAAGTCAGCACATGTTTTACATACTGAATTAGTAGAAAAGCAAGCGGCTGGTGAAGACATTATGGTTGTCGGCCCTGCCGAGAATCGAGCTAGTGTTGACTCATTAGCCGCTCAACGTAAAACCAACCCAGCCATTTATGCAGGTATCGGTGTATTAGCGTTAGCTGTAGTCGGCTTTTTGATTTTCGGCGGTGGCGGAGAAGAAGAGCAACAAATCGTTCTCGACACACCAACTGAAGCGACACAAGTCATCGAAGATATCGAAGCGGACACAGTCTCTATTACCAACGAACTAAATCAACAAGCAGCCACAGCACTATTAGAGGGTCGTTATGTGACTCCTGCTGGTGACAATGCTCTTGAGTATTTTGATCAAGTGTTGGAAATTGACCCATATGACTCAACCGCTTACGAAGGGCGTAAAACCGTTGCTGAAGCAATGCGCTCCAACTACAACCAACTAGTTGCAGATGCTCAATTTGATGAAGCACTAAAAACCATAGATGCTTTACGCGCTATTGAACCGTTAAACACCAATAACGATCAGCTTAGCGCCGATTTAGGCAAGGCGATTACAGCCCATGTGAAGAAAGTACGCGCCAGTGGCTCAGAAGAAGAAATAGCTGAAACCGCCGCCGTATTGGAGCGACTGGAAGGTGACGTTGAAGGCTCTAAGACAGCGACTGAAGCTTTGAAGGAAGAACAAGTTCTGATTGGCAACATCGACAACGCGCTGGCTAACGGCAACCTAATCCCTCCTCAAAAAGGAAACGCTTACTCACTGGTTTCAGACGCTTTAAAAGGCAATAAGATCAGCAAGGCCAATTCGGAACCTCGAGTAAAAGAACTTAGCGCCAAACTGCTTGTATTAGCCAATGAAAATTTTGGCTCTGGCAATATGGAAGAGACAGCTAAATTGTCGGCGCTGATCAAACGCTTAAACGTTGACCGTCAGGGCTTAGCCGATCTAAACCAGAAAGTGAAAGCTAAACAAGAAGAAATTGCAGCGGCGAAAGCAGCCGAGCAAAAAACTGAGCCAGTAAAGGTTGCTGAAGCCAAACCTGCGCCACCTAAAATTCTTCCTGCTAAAGTAATCAGTCGAGCACCTCCTCGCTATCCAAGCCGTGCCTTGAAGAACGGGCAAGAGGGTTGGGTACAAGTGGCCTTCTACGTAAACACAGACGGTGTCCCTGAAGATATCACTATTAAGGGATCTGAACCTTCTACAACCTTTGATTCAGCAGCGATAAAATCAGTCGAAAAATGGCGCTTTTCTCCAGCTCGCAATCAGAACACTGGCTTGCCAGTGCGCAGCACCCAAATTACTACTAAGGTGCAATTTCGCTTGAACTAG
- the pgi gene encoding glucose-6-phosphate isomerase — translation MSENIMSPSIEPSLRKRLEALAVLDQRLGIKKKFISDSNRVNLMSKQIGDIYFDFSKTHISPELINIYSEFSDQIEFAKKRTDLFSGERINITEDRSVLHTLLRDPTNQGIDMRRPETLEQAQSSANQLLEQYAAITKELDARSTQVTDIIHVGIGGSALGPQLITEALSDVGGDITVHFIGNIDAHQLVAVLSACRVTSTLVIGVSKTFTTAETLQNINSIADWFAKHGEMNPLQNFYAVTAAPDNAVAYGIPEKNVVSFPQWVGGRYSVWSSVSLSAALVFGMDRFQEFLAGAASMDQHFYQTKPSENVCFLAAMLDHYYDNFMGASSKAIFAYDYRLRSLVDYLQQLETESNGKDRQVDGSPVDQETSPVVWGGVGTDVQHSVFQMLHQGTSLIPAEFILTLRADHEYPEHHLELLANGLAQTAALLAGQSLDEVKELHATEGLTDLAAKAKIFAGDKPSTTILLQRLNPTTLGALLAFYEHRTFCGGLFANINSYDQMGVELGKRLAKQLKPTIDPNAANVADGAKDAFDPSTQALITRVNDR, via the coding sequence ATGTCTGAAAATATCATGTCGCCGTCAATTGAACCATCGCTTCGAAAAAGGTTAGAGGCGTTGGCCGTTCTTGATCAGCGTTTAGGGATTAAAAAGAAGTTTATCAGCGATAGTAATCGTGTAAATCTGATGTCCAAGCAGATAGGGGATATCTATTTTGATTTTAGTAAAACTCATATCAGTCCTGAGCTGATCAATATTTACTCCGAATTTTCGGATCAAATTGAGTTTGCAAAAAAGCGTACGGATCTGTTTTCAGGTGAACGAATTAATATTACCGAAGATCGCTCGGTGTTGCATACGCTATTGCGTGACCCGACTAACCAGGGAATCGATATGCGTCGCCCCGAGACGTTAGAGCAAGCGCAGTCCTCAGCAAATCAGCTGCTTGAGCAATATGCAGCAATTACCAAAGAACTCGATGCTCGAAGTACTCAGGTGACTGACATTATTCATGTTGGTATTGGCGGCTCTGCGCTAGGGCCACAGCTAATTACCGAAGCGTTGAGCGACGTAGGCGGCGATATTACCGTTCACTTTATCGGCAACATTGACGCACACCAATTAGTCGCCGTGTTGAGTGCCTGTAGGGTTACAAGCACATTGGTAATCGGAGTGTCGAAAACTTTCACCACGGCTGAAACCTTGCAAAACATAAACTCGATCGCTGATTGGTTTGCTAAACACGGGGAGATGAACCCGTTGCAGAATTTCTACGCAGTGACGGCAGCTCCAGACAATGCTGTTGCGTATGGAATACCTGAAAAAAATGTTGTTTCCTTCCCGCAATGGGTTGGTGGTAGATACTCGGTGTGGTCGTCAGTGTCTCTGTCGGCTGCATTGGTGTTTGGTATGGATCGGTTTCAAGAGTTTTTGGCCGGCGCGGCATCAATGGATCAGCATTTTTATCAAACAAAGCCAAGTGAAAACGTCTGTTTTCTCGCTGCTATGCTCGATCATTATTATGATAATTTCATGGGCGCGAGTTCCAAGGCGATCTTTGCCTACGATTACCGTTTACGTTCGTTGGTCGATTACTTGCAGCAATTAGAAACCGAGAGCAATGGTAAGGATCGTCAGGTAGATGGTAGTCCGGTCGATCAGGAAACATCGCCGGTGGTCTGGGGCGGTGTCGGCACTGATGTTCAGCATTCGGTATTTCAAATGTTGCATCAGGGCACCTCACTGATCCCGGCCGAGTTTATTTTAACCTTGCGTGCTGATCATGAATATCCCGAGCATCACCTTGAGTTGCTGGCTAATGGTCTAGCGCAGACGGCGGCGCTATTAGCGGGCCAAAGTCTTGACGAAGTGAAAGAGTTGCATGCGACAGAGGGATTAACTGACCTAGCTGCTAAAGCAAAGATATTCGCTGGTGATAAGCCCTCGACAACTATTCTCTTGCAGCGACTCAATCCAACAACGCTCGGTGCATTATTAGCGTTTTATGAGCATAGGACTTTTTGTGGTGGATTATTTGCGAATATTAATTCGTATGACCAAATGGGCGTAGAGCTTGGGAAGCGTCTTGCGAAACAGCTTAAGCCTACCATTGATCCCAATGCTGCAAATGTTGCCGATGGCGCCAAAGACGCGTTTGATCCGTCCACGCAAGCATTGATTACGCGAGTTAACGACAGATAG
- the gap gene encoding type I glyceraldehyde-3-phosphate dehydrogenase: MINIAINGFGRIGRNILRAVYERGLDKQFNIVAINDLASTEANAHLLQYDTTHGRFNQIVSFTEDSISVDGKVIPAFMQRDPANLPWGDLDVDIVLECTGFFRTRELASKHLTAGAKKVLVSAPGKGLDATVVFGVNDSEIGPNSQLISNASCTTNCLAHVASAMHSSIGIVSGLANTVHAYTNTQNLLDSYHKDKRRGRAASYSMIPTSTGSAKAIGQVIPDLDGKLDAVAVRVPTINVSLLDLTFLATRKTSLQEIADIFEVYKEGRSGVFNVSNVPLVSIDFNHDPNSCVVDIEQTRINGQLVKVQAWYDNEWGFSNRMLDTASRMQQ; the protein is encoded by the coding sequence ATGATCAATATTGCTATAAATGGCTTCGGCCGCATCGGGCGAAATATACTTCGGGCCGTCTATGAGCGGGGTTTGGACAAACAGTTTAATATCGTAGCGATTAATGACTTAGCGTCCACGGAGGCTAACGCTCACTTATTGCAATACGATACGACCCATGGACGATTTAATCAGATTGTCAGTTTTACCGAAGACTCTATTTCGGTCGATGGAAAGGTTATTCCAGCGTTTATGCAGAGAGACCCCGCAAATTTGCCGTGGGGAGACCTCGATGTTGATATCGTGCTCGAATGTACAGGATTTTTCCGAACCCGTGAATTAGCGAGCAAGCATTTAACAGCCGGTGCCAAAAAAGTACTCGTGTCAGCGCCAGGCAAAGGGCTAGATGCGACTGTGGTGTTTGGAGTCAACGATAGCGAGATAGGTCCTAACAGCCAGCTGATTTCTAATGCGTCGTGCACAACCAACTGTTTGGCGCATGTAGCTAGCGCAATGCATAGTTCGATTGGAATTGTTTCGGGTTTAGCGAATACGGTGCATGCTTATACTAACACTCAAAATCTGTTGGATTCATATCATAAAGATAAGCGGCGAGGGCGAGCGGCTAGTTACTCGATGATTCCAACCAGTACCGGTTCGGCCAAAGCGATCGGACAGGTAATACCTGATTTGGATGGTAAGTTAGATGCCGTAGCAGTTAGAGTGCCAACCATTAATGTATCCTTGTTGGACTTAACCTTTTTAGCGACCCGCAAAACATCATTGCAAGAGATAGCTGATATATTTGAGGTCTATAAAGAAGGTCGTTCGGGTGTGTTCAACGTGAGCAATGTTCCTTTGGTGTCGATTGATTTCAACCATGACCCTAATTCTTGCGTGGTGGATATTGAGCAAACTCGAATTAATGGACAGCTTGTCAAAGTGCAGGCTTGGTACGATAACGAATGGGGATTCTCTAACCGAATGTTGGACACCGCGTCAAGGATGCAGCAATAA
- a CDS encoding ExbD/TolR family protein — MKRLGKANNEEETDIDITPMLDVVFIMLIFFIVTASFVKESGIDINKPPASADPPDPEAPKPIVIEINKLNEITIERNVVDHRAIKSTVTRLKAERPEASVVVKVDPKAQTKAIIQAIDGIKSANVPTPTISLTEGT; from the coding sequence ATGAAACGTCTAGGTAAAGCGAATAACGAAGAAGAAACCGATATTGATATCACGCCCATGTTGGACGTGGTGTTTATCATGTTAATTTTCTTCATTGTGACAGCCAGTTTTGTAAAAGAGTCAGGTATCGATATTAATAAGCCACCGGCTTCTGCTGATCCGCCAGACCCAGAAGCGCCAAAGCCAATTGTTATTGAAATCAACAAGTTGAATGAAATAACAATTGAGCGTAATGTGGTTGATCATCGTGCGATTAAGTCTACCGTTACACGCCTAAAGGCTGAACGGCCAGAAGCATCGGTAGTTGTTAAGGTTGACCCTAAGGCTCAAACCAAGGCAATCATTCAGGCGATAGACGGAATTAAATCCGCTAATGTCCCGACACCGACCATCTCCTTGACAGAAGGAACGTGA
- a CDS encoding MotA/TolQ/ExbB proton channel family protein, with protein sequence MYGSSNVIRSGVSRSVALLLVVLLVPFSSGVQAQANESTRALDINRILSATNSAASRERTANTARENQFKAERSKQQGRLNAMRNERARQERISDELDRQFKANETKIIALQEDLAKELGDLKQLFGVIQLSASEAQESYKTSLISAQYPDRAENLRQMVAKMASLTDLVSITEIEDLWYQLQNEMTEQGKVVKYTAPVNYVVGYEVDENGELLKNDNGNPIPIYEKQDKVVTRVGVFNAVTGGDILQYSEGLGFVALERQMRGDFTSRAIDLQNSTSDVTPFLMDPTKGALLSALVLAPSVGEKVKEGGIVGYVIITLGVLALLIAAFRILVLIGVEGKVRKQAKDLKRPSLRNPLGRVLKVFQDNPNTDPETMELKLGEAMLKESPKLNSWIMFIKIIAVVAPLLGLLGTVTGMIQTFQAITLYGAGDPKTMAGGISQALVTTVLGLVVAIPTVFAHWMASSRARRVEGILEEHAAGLIAEQYEAQR encoded by the coding sequence ATGTACGGATCTAGCAATGTCATTCGTTCGGGTGTGTCTAGGTCGGTTGCACTGCTGTTAGTCGTTCTGCTTGTGCCTTTTAGTTCGGGTGTGCAAGCCCAGGCTAACGAATCGACTCGCGCCTTAGATATTAATCGGATTTTGAGCGCAACAAACTCAGCAGCGAGTCGCGAACGCACTGCGAATACAGCTCGTGAGAATCAATTTAAAGCCGAGCGCAGTAAGCAGCAAGGCCGTTTGAACGCAATGCGCAACGAGCGCGCTCGTCAAGAGCGTATCAGTGATGAATTGGATCGTCAGTTCAAAGCCAATGAAACGAAAATCATTGCGTTGCAAGAGGATTTAGCTAAGGAGCTAGGTGATCTAAAGCAGTTGTTCGGCGTGATTCAGTTATCGGCGTCAGAAGCGCAAGAGTCTTATAAGACGTCGCTGATTAGTGCTCAATACCCAGATCGTGCTGAAAATCTTCGTCAAATGGTAGCCAAAATGGCGAGTTTGACTGACTTAGTTTCGATAACCGAAATAGAAGATTTGTGGTACCAACTGCAGAATGAAATGACCGAGCAAGGTAAGGTAGTAAAGTACACTGCCCCGGTGAATTATGTAGTCGGTTACGAAGTTGACGAGAACGGCGAACTATTGAAGAACGATAATGGTAACCCGATTCCGATCTATGAAAAGCAAGACAAGGTGGTAACCCGAGTTGGTGTATTCAATGCGGTTACTGGTGGTGACATTCTGCAGTACTCTGAAGGCCTTGGTTTCGTCGCGTTAGAGCGTCAAATGCGTGGCGACTTCACTAGTCGGGCAATTGACTTGCAAAATAGTACCTCAGATGTAACTCCGTTCTTGATGGACCCAACGAAGGGTGCATTGCTAAGTGCATTGGTTCTGGCTCCGAGTGTTGGTGAGAAAGTCAAAGAGGGCGGTATCGTAGGTTATGTGATCATTACCTTGGGTGTACTTGCGCTACTAATTGCCGCTTTCCGTATCTTGGTGTTAATAGGTGTCGAAGGTAAGGTGCGTAAGCAAGCTAAGGATCTTAAACGTCCTTCTCTACGTAACCCATTGGGTCGCGTATTGAAAGTGTTCCAAGATAATCCGAATACGGATCCCGAGACAATGGAATTGAAGCTTGGCGAGGCTATGTTGAAAGAATCGCCTAAGTTGAACTCATGGATCATGTTTATCAAAATCATTGCGGTGGTTGCACCACTTCTTGGTCTACTAGGTACCGTGACTGGCATGATTCAAACTTTCCAAGCAATTACCTTATATGGCGCAGGTGATCCTAAAACGATGGCTGGAGGTATCTCTCAGGCCTTGGTTACAACCGTGCTAGGTTTAGTGGTTGCGATTCCTACCGTTTTCGCTCACTGGATGGCTTCGAGTCGCGCCAGACGTGTTGAGGGTATTTTAGAAGAACACGCTGCTGGTTTGATTGCCGAGCAGTATGAAGCACAGCGTTAA
- a CDS encoding DUF3450 domain-containing protein → MRTVVLKSVVKKSVLCLSLAALMPFTAYADKTDDILNSGIKRQGSGAASQKRIDAISEQTEKVIADYHQQRKNVEVLKKFNDRMRRTLQAQEVAMQRLERSIEDASLIERQIVPLMLSMIDGLERFIAADVPFKLEERRARVGRIKGYLTNANISAAERFRQVLEAYSIENAYGQSIDVFVEELELPQGTLSVNMLQVGRSGLYYLTTDGKQAGYWDTSAKVWKALDSSHNAGIAQAIRMTQDKEVKGLMLLPTKAPEAI, encoded by the coding sequence ATGCGTACAGTAGTACTGAAGTCAGTAGTGAAAAAGAGTGTGCTTTGTCTCTCACTCGCGGCGTTGATGCCATTCACTGCCTATGCAGACAAGACCGATGATATCTTGAATAGCGGAATAAAGCGTCAAGGGTCAGGTGCCGCGTCGCAGAAGCGTATTGATGCAATCTCCGAGCAAACCGAAAAGGTTATTGCTGACTACCATCAACAGCGTAAAAACGTTGAGGTGTTGAAGAAGTTTAACGATCGCATGCGTCGAACTTTGCAGGCTCAAGAAGTAGCCATGCAACGGCTCGAGCGTTCTATCGAAGATGCTTCGTTAATTGAGCGCCAGATCGTGCCACTTATGCTCAGCATGATTGACGGTTTAGAGCGCTTTATTGCCGCTGATGTTCCGTTCAAACTTGAAGAGCGTCGCGCTCGTGTCGGACGAATCAAAGGTTATTTAACTAACGCGAATATTTCTGCCGCTGAGCGATTTCGTCAAGTCTTAGAGGCGTATTCGATTGAGAATGCCTACGGCCAGTCGATCGACGTTTTTGTCGAAGAGCTTGAATTGCCGCAAGGAACCTTGTCGGTCAATATGCTGCAAGTAGGCCGGTCTGGCTTGTATTATCTCACTACCGATGGCAAACAAGCTGGATACTGGGATACCTCAGCAAAGGTGTGGAAAGCGCTTGATAGCTCACACAATGCTGGTATTGCACAGGCTATTCGTATGACACAAGATAAAGAGGTGAAAGGGCTAATGCTTCTTCCCACCAAAGCACCGGAGGCGATTTAA
- a CDS encoding tetratricopeptide repeat protein, whose protein sequence is MNTMNFLKTITASVATAVLMVPMFVAVEVAVFGAQQAVAQEEGASNKRQTKRVESIRQKHMKTFEKIQLSFEEKRTNETKALLDKLAQDPELNNIEKAYLHNYRGNICFEEDNLNCALREFKLVTATREGLSDAFYNQMLYVIAQVLFSQENYREALKYAQQWFKTQQDPAADAYMLVGQAHYMLKDYDAALPNVQKGISKYEEVGSVPKEGWLQLLSQIYRQKNDYRKMLPVLKQLVQFYPKKSYLLTMASVYNELDDQPRMTAMYQALYDQNLLTSEAEVVALAQLNMSLDNPYAAAQIMEKGLNSGVIKGVLKNYRIYAQALFAAKEYEKALAPLEKAAGLAKDGKLYNQLGLSLIQLNRWREAESALKKAINKGGLQNTGGVFISLGLAQFEQKQFVEAEATFNRATNYEKVSGDARNWIRYVKSEVIRIRELEAPIPEIDTSVEPIT, encoded by the coding sequence ATGAATACCATGAATTTTTTGAAGACAATAACAGCCTCCGTTGCAACAGCCGTACTTATGGTACCGATGTTTGTGGCGGTTGAGGTTGCGGTGTTCGGCGCACAGCAAGCTGTAGCGCAAGAAGAAGGCGCTAGTAATAAAAGGCAGACCAAACGGGTAGAGTCGATACGTCAAAAGCACATGAAGACGTTTGAGAAGATTCAATTGTCTTTTGAAGAAAAGCGAACCAACGAAACCAAGGCACTTTTAGATAAATTGGCGCAAGATCCCGAATTAAATAATATCGAGAAAGCCTATTTGCATAACTATCGTGGCAACATTTGTTTTGAAGAAGATAATTTGAATTGCGCCTTGCGAGAATTCAAATTGGTAACGGCGACTCGCGAGGGTTTATCCGATGCTTTTTACAATCAAATGTTGTATGTGATTGCTCAGGTTCTGTTTTCACAAGAAAATTATCGTGAAGCCCTCAAGTATGCCCAGCAATGGTTTAAGACTCAGCAAGATCCAGCTGCTGACGCTTACATGCTAGTAGGTCAAGCTCACTACATGCTTAAAGATTACGACGCTGCGCTACCAAATGTGCAAAAGGGTATTTCTAAGTATGAAGAAGTTGGTAGCGTACCTAAAGAAGGTTGGTTGCAATTATTGAGTCAGATCTATCGCCAGAAGAATGACTATCGCAAGATGTTGCCAGTGCTTAAGCAATTGGTTCAGTTTTATCCAAAGAAATCATATTTGCTGACTATGGCGAGCGTTTATAACGAGTTGGATGATCAACCTCGTATGACCGCGATGTATCAAGCTTTGTATGATCAGAACTTACTGACATCTGAAGCCGAAGTGGTTGCACTCGCGCAGTTAAATATGAGTCTCGACAATCCTTATGCCGCGGCACAGATCATGGAAAAAGGTCTGAATTCGGGCGTGATCAAAGGCGTGCTTAAGAATTATCGTATCTACGCACAAGCATTGTTTGCAGCAAAAGAGTACGAAAAAGCCCTTGCGCCATTGGAAAAGGCGGCTGGTTTGGCGAAAGACGGTAAGTTGTACAACCAGCTTGGTCTATCTCTAATTCAACTGAATCGCTGGCGTGAAGCTGAAAGCGCGCTCAAAAAAGCTATCAATAAAGGTGGCCTGCAGAACACCGGCGGCGTATTCATTAGCCTAGGTTTAGCACAGTTTGAGCAAAAGCAATTTGTCGAGGCTGAAGCGACTTTCAATCGAGCTACTAACTACGAGAAAGTTTCTGGTGATGCTCGAAATTGGATCAGATACGTTAAATCAGAAGTTATTCGAATTAGAGAGCTCGAGGCACCAATCCCTGAGATTGATACTAGCGTTGAGCCAATTACTTAA
- a CDS encoding TonB family protein: MFRSIQSLVIAVFVTLGLIVGMYALIKMEEPELVESQDLKLPDFKFNPKNEEVQTITPKPQRPDEVEQQPDVPDVQVVADRLDINSNFALGAVKVGINRDLKGFNSNDGEYLPIFRPPPIYPRRAAERGLCGSVDLRYTVTSSGTVTNPEVMASTSSMFESAAKKAALKYKYKPRQVGGKPVDVSGVEIRVVFEMEGGC; encoded by the coding sequence ATGTTTAGATCTATTCAATCCCTAGTGATCGCAGTATTCGTGACGCTTGGTCTAATCGTAGGTATGTATGCCTTGATTAAGATGGAGGAGCCTGAATTGGTAGAGTCTCAGGATCTGAAATTGCCAGACTTTAAATTCAATCCTAAGAACGAAGAAGTTCAAACTATCACGCCTAAGCCTCAGCGCCCGGACGAAGTAGAGCAGCAGCCCGATGTGCCTGACGTGCAGGTTGTGGCTGATCGGCTTGATATTAATTCCAACTTTGCGCTTGGCGCGGTGAAAGTTGGTATTAATCGTGATCTTAAAGGGTTCAACTCCAATGATGGGGAATATTTGCCAATCTTCCGTCCTCCTCCGATCTACCCACGACGTGCGGCAGAACGAGGTTTGTGTGGTTCGGTTGATTTGCGTTATACGGTAACTTCGAGTGGCACAGTAACTAACCCTGAAGTGATGGCAAGTACTTCGTCAATGTTTGAAAGTGCCGCGAAAAAGGCTGCACTTAAGTACAAGTACAAACCCCGTCAGGTTGGTGGTAAGCCAGTAGACGTTTCTGGAGTAGAAATCCGGGTGGTTTTTGAAATGGAAGGTGGTTGTTAA
- a CDS encoding ExbD/TolR family protein, with protein sequence MRRALRNRQEEDAKIDITPMLDVVFIMLIFFIVTASFIKESGAKVTKPEAVNAVKHPKASILLAIDENNDIWLDRRVIDPRAIKANVARLRAETPDGEVIVQADIESNAETVMKVVDALKEAGIQLPTVATKSE encoded by the coding sequence ATGAGACGAGCACTTAGAAATAGACAAGAGGAAGACGCCAAAATCGACATTACGCCGATGTTGGACGTTGTCTTCATTATGCTCATTTTCTTCATCGTTACCGCTAGCTTTATTAAAGAGAGCGGCGCTAAAGTTACTAAGCCTGAAGCGGTTAATGCTGTTAAGCATCCGAAGGCATCTATCCTTCTTGCTATCGATGAAAACAATGATATATGGCTTGATCGACGGGTAATTGATCCGCGCGCTATCAAAGCCAACGTGGCCCGTTTGCGAGCAGAGACCCCTGATGGGGAAGTGATTGTGCAAGCGGATATTGAGTCCAATGCCGAGACCGTCATGAAAGTTGTTGACGCGCTTAAAGAAGCTGGCATTCAACTTCCCACTGTCGCGACTAAATCGGAGTAG
- a CDS encoding MotA/TolQ/ExbB proton channel family protein has product MPEFILVIFEYIRDFMELGGPVLYLIAGLLIIMWFMIIERIFYIRGAHRSAVKSAIEEWESRTERKSWAAHQVREELVSRVASKLRENLSMIQACVALAPLFGLLGTVTGMIEVFQVMAINGTSNARAMAGGVSRATVPTMAGMVAALSGLFLSFWLQRKAEQEREKLNENLTLDH; this is encoded by the coding sequence ATGCCAGAGTTTATTTTAGTCATCTTTGAGTACATTCGAGATTTTATGGAGCTGGGCGGACCGGTTTTATATCTGATCGCTGGATTACTCATTATTATGTGGTTCATGATTATTGAGCGCATATTTTATATACGCGGTGCTCATCGTTCGGCTGTTAAGTCGGCGATTGAAGAGTGGGAGTCGCGTACCGAACGTAAGTCTTGGGCGGCTCACCAAGTTCGTGAAGAGCTGGTGTCCCGTGTCGCTAGTAAGTTGCGTGAAAATTTATCGATGATCCAAGCTTGCGTTGCATTGGCTCCGCTATTTGGGTTGCTCGGTACTGTAACTGGCATGATTGAGGTTTTCCAAGTCATGGCGATCAACGGCACTAGTAACGCTCGTGCGATGGCAGGCGGTGTTTCGCGTGCGACTGTTCCAACTATGGCTGGAATGGTGGCGGCTTTATCCGGCTTGTTCTTAAGTTTTTGGTTGCAGCGTAAGGCTGAACAAGAACGAGAAAAGTTGAATGAAAACCTGACCTTGGATCATTAG